In a genomic window of Halodesulfovibrio aestuarii DSM 17919 = ATCC 29578:
- a CDS encoding response regulator yields the protein MNKTIRVVIADDHKVFLEGLCSLVKDEKDIEVVGKAASGTELVELVAKLRPDVVISDISMPGMNGITAAQKITQEFPDTRIIALSMHKDTQFVREILKTNAYGFLLKDCCFDELAHAVRSAMKGEICLSQPLRDSVVMDYIGTLRNPQEEEVPLSTREREVLKLIAEGNSTKEVAEQLCISVKTVETHRRQIMQKTKYTSVAELTKYAIRCGLTTV from the coding sequence ATGAATAAGACCATCCGTGTTGTCATTGCAGATGACCACAAGGTTTTTTTAGAAGGTCTTTGCTCGTTGGTTAAAGACGAAAAAGACATCGAAGTCGTCGGGAAAGCCGCCAGCGGTACAGAGTTGGTGGAACTGGTAGCCAAGCTGCGTCCTGATGTAGTTATTTCTGATATCAGTATGCCGGGGATGAACGGAATTACTGCTGCGCAGAAAATCACTCAGGAATTCCCTGATACGCGCATTATTGCGTTGTCGATGCATAAAGATACACAGTTTGTACGGGAAATTTTAAAGACAAACGCCTACGGCTTTCTGCTGAAAGATTGTTGTTTTGACGAGTTAGCACATGCTGTGCGTTCTGCGATGAAGGGTGAAATCTGTTTAAGCCAGCCTCTTAGAGATTCTGTCGTGATGGATTATATAGGAACATTGCGTAATCCTCAGGAAGAGGAGGTTCCTCTTTCTACAAGGGAGAGAGAAGTGCTTAAATTAATTGCTGAAGGTAACAGTACCAAGGAAGTGGCGGAGCAGCTCTGTATCAGTGTTAAAACAGTTGAAACGCATCGCAGACAGATCATGCAAAAAACCAAATATACCAGTGTGGCAGAGCTGACAAAGTACGCAATACGTTGTGGATTGACGACTGTTTA
- a CDS encoding PAS domain-containing sensor histidine kinase produces the protein MTRTVKHSVFIETFCVAGIVLCLSVATAVYLFAIELSNQNLLLLLCGVPAVLLSLVFVLYRREKTKIAQHDRTLLVELADTKMQVHVLQRNETLMQSIFNASQNIYYIFDEFFVCQNVITSRKNLLEYCHKSEPVGKQLSELFDQKVSDTISRFLLKSLEHNSLQVFEYSVKHAGEEHWLEGRALALPQHGCGSRKIVWVAREITEEKRNREAVRVLSTRLALSEEQQRRKIAVELHDSLGQILAIVKMRLNLLRRYLKDGDELKLLDASMEQLGSGIELTRTLVWELSPPTLYALGLVAAVEWLGEKYAREHDIEFVVEDNMQCSIWGSDFKIMMFRVVRELMANVVKHSGASVCTITFDSRTDGIAITIHDNGKGFPESTAGSGFRKGFGLLTIQESIRHLGGDVAFTSDSVGGNVLIFIPFKQSAPALDVEMSAATGRYNE, from the coding sequence TTGACACGTACTGTAAAACATAGCGTATTTATAGAAACTTTTTGTGTAGCCGGTATAGTACTCTGTTTGTCCGTTGCAACAGCCGTGTACTTGTTTGCTATTGAACTGAGTAATCAGAATCTGCTGCTTTTGCTGTGCGGTGTACCTGCCGTGCTCCTGAGCCTTGTGTTTGTTTTGTATCGCAGAGAAAAAACAAAAATTGCGCAACACGACAGAACCTTACTCGTTGAATTGGCAGATACAAAAATGCAAGTGCATGTTCTGCAACGTAATGAAACATTGATGCAGTCTATTTTTAATGCTTCGCAAAATATATATTATATTTTTGATGAGTTTTTTGTGTGTCAGAATGTCATTACATCAAGAAAAAATTTACTTGAGTATTGTCACAAAAGCGAACCTGTCGGCAAACAACTGTCAGAGTTATTTGATCAAAAGGTGTCGGACACGATAAGTCGCTTCCTGTTGAAAAGTCTTGAGCACAACAGTCTGCAAGTTTTTGAATATAGTGTAAAACATGCCGGCGAGGAACACTGGTTGGAAGGTCGTGCTCTTGCGCTGCCTCAGCATGGTTGCGGATCTAGAAAAATTGTGTGGGTTGCGCGTGAGATTACAGAAGAAAAGCGCAATCGCGAAGCCGTTCGTGTTCTCTCTACACGCCTTGCGTTATCGGAAGAACAGCAGCGTCGTAAAATTGCTGTGGAACTGCACGACAGTCTCGGGCAGATTCTGGCAATCGTTAAGATGCGGCTGAATCTGTTACGCCGTTATTTGAAGGATGGAGACGAACTGAAACTGCTTGATGCCAGCATGGAACAACTCGGAAGCGGTATTGAACTGACACGGACTCTTGTATGGGAATTGAGTCCGCCGACATTGTATGCACTGGGGCTTGTTGCTGCTGTGGAATGGCTTGGTGAAAAATACGCCAGAGAACATGATATTGAGTTTGTGGTAGAAGACAACATGCAGTGCAGTATCTGGGGCAGTGATTTCAAAATTATGATGTTCCGCGTTGTCAGAGAACTTATGGCCAACGTGGTCAAGCATTCGGGGGCTTCTGTTTGCACAATTACATTCGACAGTCGTACTGACGGCATCGCGATTACGATTCATGACAATGGCAAAGGATTTCCGGAGAGCACTGCCGGTTCGGGATTCCGAAAAGGGTTCGGGCTGCTTACCATTCAGGAATCTATCCGTCATCTCGGAGGGGATGTTGCCTTCACATCCGACAGTGTTGGCGGTAATGTCCTTATCTTTATTCCTTTCAAACAATCTGCACCCGCACTCGATGTGGAAATGAGTGCAGCAACAGGAAGATACAATGAATAA
- a CDS encoding DUF1269 domain-containing protein: MADLVVIAYDTEQRASEVRAELLKMAGEYLVEIEDAVIAIHKQDGKVKLRQMHALTAAGAVGGGFWGVFIGLLFLHPLLGLVAGASAGAAAGAMSDVGINDNFMKELAEKLTKGTSALFVLCSKMTSERVLERLKGSGGHLMQTSLSHEDEERLRKVIGDT; encoded by the coding sequence ATGGCTGATCTAGTGGTAATTGCATATGATACCGAGCAGCGGGCCTCAGAAGTTCGCGCAGAACTGTTAAAGATGGCTGGTGAATATCTTGTTGAGATAGAAGATGCAGTAATTGCCATTCATAAGCAGGATGGCAAAGTTAAATTACGGCAGATGCACGCTTTGACTGCCGCTGGTGCCGTCGGCGGTGGCTTCTGGGGTGTTTTTATCGGCCTGCTGTTTCTTCATCCGCTTCTCGGTCTTGTGGCTGGTGCCAGTGCGGGGGCTGCTGCCGGAGCCATGAGCGATGTGGGTATTAATGACAATTTTATGAAAGAACTTGCAGAAAAACTGACTAAAGGAACTTCTGCCTTATTTGTGCTCTGTTCAAAGATGACTTCTGAGCGCGTTCTTGAACGGTTGAAAGGGAGCGGCGGGCACTTGATGCAGACATCTCTTTCTCATGAAGATGAAGAAAGACTGCGCAAGGTAATTGGTGATACATAG
- a CDS encoding VOC family protein — MKLGYVTLYVDNIPEIITFYEKVLDLTLRFKHESGMYAEMETGNTVLAFAHHELATQLVPQGYQKAHPDNEALGMQLGFEVENVTETYQKALTNGASTIALPEVKPWNFESAMVKDPSGHLVEFCRPVHTVNPS; from the coding sequence ATGAAGTTAGGTTATGTCACTCTGTATGTAGATAATATCCCAGAAATAATTACTTTTTACGAAAAAGTGCTCGATCTCACACTCCGGTTCAAGCATGAAAGCGGTATGTACGCAGAAATGGAAACAGGCAACACCGTTCTTGCATTTGCCCATCATGAGCTTGCAACGCAACTTGTTCCCCAAGGCTACCAAAAAGCGCATCCTGATAACGAGGCACTCGGAATGCAACTCGGTTTTGAGGTTGAAAATGTAACTGAAACTTACCAAAAAGCTCTTACAAACGGTGCCAGCACTATCGCTCTACCAGAAGTAAAGCCATGGAACTTTGAATCAGCCATGGTAAAAGACCCCAGCGGGCATCTTGTTGAATTTTGCCGGCCTGTACATACAGTAAACCCTTCATAG
- a CDS encoding MerR family transcriptional regulator, whose translation MKSFSQATNLSAHTIRYYEKIGLLKNIERNSSEHRIFSKHDLVWMEFITRLKDTGMPLKQILIYAELRDQGEHTATQRMELLKEHAHALEERLAQEAQHLSKLKEKIAYYDDMINSNNRLT comes from the coding sequence ATGAAAAGTTTTTCTCAAGCGACCAATTTATCCGCTCACACCATCCGGTATTATGAAAAAATCGGTTTACTTAAAAATATCGAACGTAATAGCAGCGAACACAGGATCTTTTCAAAACACGATCTAGTGTGGATGGAATTCATTACGCGCTTAAAAGACACAGGTATGCCTTTAAAACAGATCCTTATCTACGCAGAACTGCGAGACCAGGGGGAACATACCGCAACGCAACGCATGGAACTGCTGAAAGAGCATGCACACGCCCTTGAAGAGCGCCTTGCACAAGAGGCACAGCACCTGTCCAAGCTCAAAGAAAAGATCGCTTACTACGACGATATGATTAATTCAAACAATCGCTTGACTTAG
- a CDS encoding carboxymuconolactone decarboxylase family protein produces MDSQRFTTGLEKLHEIDGEAGKMVIESLQSIAPDLAKYTIEFPFGDIYQRPGLDLQKRELITVAALAALGHCQPQLAVHTHGALNVGCKPEEIVETIIQMAVYAGFPAALNAMFTVKAVFSERGLIESE; encoded by the coding sequence ATGGACAGTCAACGCTTTACGACAGGGCTAGAAAAACTTCATGAAATTGACGGCGAAGCAGGAAAAATGGTTATCGAAAGCCTGCAATCAATAGCACCTGATCTTGCCAAATATACCATTGAATTTCCCTTCGGCGATATCTACCAACGCCCCGGACTGGATCTGCAAAAACGGGAACTCATAACCGTTGCAGCTCTGGCAGCACTCGGCCATTGCCAGCCGCAGCTGGCAGTACACACGCACGGCGCACTTAACGTCGGCTGCAAACCAGAAGAAATCGTAGAAACCATCATTCAGATGGCTGTCTATGCCGGTTTTCCCGCAGCACTCAATGCCATGTTTACTGTAAAAGCAGTCTTCAGCGAACGCGGACTCATTGAGTCAGAATAG